TGTACGGGTTACCCAGTATCACTTCAGGTGCTGCATAAGCATATGATCCACAGTACGTCTCCAATAAACCTCCAGTGTACTCTCTTGCAAACCCAAAATCAGACACCTTCAGGTTGTATTTAGAATCCAAGAGGATGTTCTCACATTTCAAATCTCTGTGGACAATCTTGAGGGCATGGCAAGCTGAAATAGCACTCGTAAGTTCTCGAAAGAATTTCTGGGCCACCGGCTCTGTAAGTCGCTTTCGCATATTAATGTAATCCAGCAAGTCTCCATTTTCTGCCAGTTCCATTATGATATATATCTGCTGCTCAGTCATTATAAAATCGTACAGCTTTACAATGTTTTCATGCTTCACTGTCTGAAGTGCTTTTATCTCCCTGGGTAGAAATTTCCTGATCAATTCTTTAGGAGCTGCTTTCCTGCTGACAATCTTTACAGCCACTTGGCGGTTTAGTTTGATAGAATGAGACTCCTTGACTTTAGCATAAGCTCCGTAGCCCAGTGTCTTGCCCAAGATGTAGCCGTATCGATGAAGGCCGAGACACGCGTTCCCTGTCAGTGACTGCCCCCGGCTACCCGATTTGCTTTGCTCGGGTGCAGCCATTAAGTGGTTGGGGAAATGTTTGTCACAAGTATAGCTAATGTCTTCATTTATCACAATAGATAGTGGTCAACGCTGTCAAATTATTGCGCTTCGTTGTTGGAAAGGACGCACAAGCTACTTGACGTCACACTAAATAGCgcaatctgattggctatttATCGCGTCACGCTATCTTGCTGTAGAAGAGAAGGTAGCCGT
The nucleotide sequence above comes from Dysidea avara chromosome 3, odDysAvar1.4, whole genome shotgun sequence. Encoded proteins:
- the LOC136248288 gene encoding testis-specific serine/threonine-protein kinase 3-like, producing the protein MAAPEQSKSGSRGQSLTGNACLGLHRYGYILGKTLGYGAYAKVKESHSIKLNRQVAVKIVSRKAAPKELIRKFLPREIKALQTVKHENIVKLYDFIMTEQQIYIIMELAENGDLLDYINMRKRLTEPVAQKFFRELTSAISACHALKIVHRDLKCENILLDSKYNLKVSDFGFAREYTGGLLETYCGSYAYAAPEVILGNPYNGELSDVWSMGVILYAMVVGRLPFKDNDVKTLLHELARKLIIPSRLSIECKDLIKSILVYSTSDRATLADIQSHPWMSKNLLIKESLAEFPALSQEPSRQQTREARTKSPKPPPKSKSPTGNKLKAFLERMRAGDKDKKHKDEPKSSTE